The sequence below is a genomic window from Myxococcales bacterium.
ACTGGATCCCCGATTACACCACTCGGGGATGACAACCTTTTCGCCATTCGGGGATGACAAGCGCATAGCTTTTAGAGACCCCCTGAATTTGCTGATTTTTCGGAGGTTACTCAACATCAAATCGCTATCAGGACCCTTTTCCAAAGCCCCGCATCCAATTTTAAGTCATCCAATGTAACCGCTTGAGAAATATCAAATTTTCCGCTTTTAAGGCGCCTTATTCTTGAGGCATGGCCGCAGGAGCCAATACGCTCCCCAAGATCCCTGCAAAGACTCCTGACGTAGGTGCCGGCCATACATTCAAGCTTCATATGAATATCATCGTCACAACTATTTATTATAGATATACTTTTTATTTCAACTGCGCGAGGCTCCAGCTCTATCTTTTCCCCAGCATATGCGGCATGATATGCACGCTGTCCGGCCACCTGAATCGCAGAGTAAATGGGTGGAACCTGCATTATCTTCCCTATAAAATCGGGGATAGAGGCCTTGAGGCGTTCCAACGCATCAGATGAAACCGCCGAGGTGGAAAGCACCTCGCCCTGATCATCATCGGTGGAGGTCTTGACTCCGAGCTTCAACACGAATTCATATACCCTTTCCCCGCCTGAAAGGCTCGAGGCAAGTTTGGTCGCCCCATTTATCACCAAGGGAAGGACGCCGGTCGCGGCGGGATCGAGCGTGCCAAGATGTCCTACCTTCCTGGCCCCTGTGATACGCCTCACTATCGCGACTATATCATGCGAAGTAAAACCGGCGGGTTTATCGACTACCAATACTCCATCGATCATGGCTAAAACCTATTCTCCAAGCTCTTTCTTTACGATCTCCTCGAGCGAACGCTTGGCCTCGCCAAGTGGAAGCTTTATCCTGGCGCCCGCCGCCCTGGCATGACCGCCACCTCCGAAAAATCTGGCGACCTTCGCCACATCGACGATATCCTTGGATCTCAAACTCACCTTAGTCAGCTCAGGTTCCACCTCACGGAAGAGCGCGGAAACTTCAACTCCCGCGATTGAACGCGGGTAGGTCGCGAACTCCTCCGAATGTTCCATCGATGCCCCGCTATCTAACAGCATCTTCTGCGAAATTTCCATGCTGCAGTATTTCCCGTTCATCCCTACGGAGATCGTCGAAAGCGACAGCGCAAGAAGGCGAATTGTTTCGATCGGGCGGGACTCTTCGAGATTTTTCGCTGAAGCCCAGGGATCGGCGCCGAGTTTCACCAGCCTGGAAGCCATCTCGAGCGAATGGGCCGAAGTATTGGAATATTTGAAAAAACCGGTATCAACTACGAGAGTCGTGTATATACACTGCGCTATATCCGGCGTAATCTCGAATCCTGCCTCCTCGAGAAGGTGCATGACGACCTCGCCCGTCGAGGCAGCCGCCTTGTCGATGAGCAGCAGATCGGCCTCGGCCTTCTCGAGCAGATGGTGGTCTATGCAGATGAAGATGTCAGCATCCTTCAAGGCCGCAAACTCTTCAGATATCCGGCTGCGCTGGGCACAATCGAGCATTATCGCCATATCGAAGTGACGGTCCGCAGGAAATTCCCTCCGAATCTTTTCGGCTTCCGGTAAAAAGACAAGGTTGAAGGGAACTCCGTCCTTGCTGTACATAAGGACGTCCTTCCCCATCCTGCGGAGCGCTATACCCAGAGCGAGGATGGACCCTATTCCGTCACCGTCCGGATTGAGATGGGAAGCTATGATGAACGAACGGGCTTTTTTTATCTCATTCGCCAGCGCTCCATAACCTAGATCCTTTGACATTTCAGCGCCCTCCGGAAAGCGCATCTATTTTTTCGCAAAGCTCGATGGATTCATCGAAGAAGAATTTCAGATCGGGAACGAACTTCAAGGCAAGCGCACTGCCGATTTCCCTCTTTAAAAATCCCTTTGCGCTCTCGAGGCCGGAAGCTGCGCTCAACTTCAATTCGTCGTTCGTGTCGTACATATGGAAATAGACGTAAGCAATTCGCAGGTCCTTGGTCATCCTGACCCTGGTGATGCGCACATTCACAAGCCTCGGGTCGGCAATACGCATGACGAGGGACTCATTGATCATCATGTATATCTCATCGGCTATTCTGTCGCCTCTGCTATACGGTAAATTCTTTGACATCGCTTTAAACCTCTACCTCCCACAAGCGCCTGAAAAAAAACCTCACTGCAAAATAGTATTTTTACAGAACGGCTGCGGTTTTTTCTATGATATAGGCCTCGATCACATCGCCTATCTTTATGTCGTTGAAGTTTTCGAGTCCGATTCCACATTCGTAACCTTCGGCAACCTCTTTTGCATCATCCTTGAACCTCTTCAGAGATGAAAGCTTACCTTCGAATACGACGACCTGGTCGCGAACCAGCCTGCCGAAAGCATTACGCTGTATTTTACCCTGAATGACATAACATCCGGCGATAGCGCCGACCTTGGATATCCTGAATACGTTTCTGACCTCGGCAGCGCCGATTTCGACCACCTTCTCGTCAGGAGAAAGAAGGCCTGCCATGGCCTTTTTTACATCATCGATCATCTCATAGATTATTCTGTAGGTCCTTATCTCGACGCCGTCGGCAGCAGCTGCAGACCTGGCTTTTCCGTCCGGCTGAACGTTGAAACCAAGTATGACAGCCTCGGAAGCCGCAGCGAGCATGACATCGCTCTCTACAATTCCACCAACTGCGGAATGCAGGACTTTTAATTTCACTTTGTCGGTGGAGAGTTTTTCCAGAGCGTCCTTAACCGCCTCAGCGGAACCATGGACATCCGACTTGATTATCACTCCAAGTTCCTTGCTCTCGCCCTCGGAAAGTCGCGCCGACAGATCTTCCAAAGAGATATGTATGTCGCTAGATAGACCCCTCTTGCGCATCTTCTCCCTTCTCTGGTCCACCACCATTTTTGCGCTGCGATCGTCGGCAACGCCTACCATATCATCGCCCGCGGTGGGAGTGCCGGAAAGACCCAGGATCTCTACCGGCTGCGAGATATGTGCCTCCTTGACCGGCTTGCCTTCATGGTCGAACATAGCCCTGACTTTTCCATCTACGCTTCCGCAAACGATATAGGATCCGACCTTGAGCGTACCTTCCTGGATAAGTACGGTAGCCACAGGCCCCCTGCCCTTATCAAGTCTGGCTTCTATGACGACTCCCTTGGCGCGGATGGTGGGATCGGCTTTGAGGTCGAGCATCTCCGCCTGAAGAAGGACCATCTCCAAAAGCCTGTCGATCCCTTCGCCGGTTTTTGCGGAGGTATGTACGCATATGACATCCCCGCCCCACTCTTCAGGGACAAGTCCGTGTTCCGTAAGCGCTTGGCGAATCCTGTCGGGCTGAGCCTCATGCTTGTCCATCTTGTTGATCGCCACGATGATCGGAACACCGGCCGCCTTGGAGTGATCTATAGCCTCGATTGTCTGAGGCATTATTCCATCGTCGGCAGCGATCACCAGAATAACTATATCCGTCAATTGGGCGCCGCGGGCTCGCATCATCGTGAAAGCTTCATGGCCAGGGGTGTCCAAAAATGTAATATTCCCCTTACTGTGTTTCACCTCGTATGCGCCTATGTGCTGGGTGATTCCGCCAGCCTCACGATCTGCTACGCTGCTCTTCCTTATGTAGTCCAACACTGAGGTTTTGCCATGATCGACGTGACCCATGACAGTAACTACAGGCGCCCTCGGTACAAAATTTCCTGCCGAAGCGCGAGCTTCGGGTTCGGCGAGTATTTCCTCTTCCCTGAACGCGGTGTTTTCAACCGTGAACCCGTTTTCCTCTGCGATCAGCTGTGCCGTATCAACATCTATGTGCTGGTTGATCGTAGCCATGACTCCAAGGGAGATCAGCCTTTTGATGATATCCGCAGCTTTCACGCCAAGGGTCTGGGATAACGCCGAGACGCTTATCTCGCCCTCTATCCGAATGATCTTCTTGATCGCCTTTCTTTCAGTGATCTGAGTTTTCTTGAAATCCTTGCGTACGGTTTTTTTCTTTCGCCCGGAGATAGCTGGTTGAAAAACCCTATCCCCCACAGCGGCAGCCGAAGGCTCCATGTCATCTTCGGTATATTTTTTGAGACCTCCCGCGCGCTGTATGGCCTCCATCTCCAGCTCGTCACGGCTTTTCTTTCTGCGAGTCCTTTTGAATTTATCACGCCAATCTTCCTTGAGGCTGATGATCTCGACCGTCCCATCGGCAGCGACTGT
It includes:
- the truB gene encoding tRNA pseudouridine(55) synthase TruB is translated as MIDGVLVVDKPAGFTSHDIVAIVRRITGARKVGHLGTLDPAATGVLPLVINGATKLASSLSGGERVYEFVLKLGVKTSTDDDQGEVLSTSAVSSDALERLKASIPDFIGKIMQVPPIYSAIQVAGQRAYHAAYAGEKIELEPRAVEIKSISIINSCDDDIHMKLECMAGTYVRSLCRDLGERIGSCGHASRIRRLKSGKFDISQAVTLDDLKLDAGLWKRVLIAI
- a CDS encoding bifunctional oligoribonuclease/PAP phosphatase NrnA, producing MSKDLGYGALANEIKKARSFIIASHLNPDGDGIGSILALGIALRRMGKDVLMYSKDGVPFNLVFLPEAEKIRREFPADRHFDMAIMLDCAQRSRISEEFAALKDADIFICIDHHLLEKAEADLLLIDKAAASTGEVVMHLLEEAGFEITPDIAQCIYTTLVVDTGFFKYSNTSAHSLEMASRLVKLGADPWASAKNLEESRPIETIRLLALSLSTISVGMNGKYCSMEISQKMLLDSGASMEHSEEFATYPRSIAGVEVSALFREVEPELTKVSLRSKDIVDVAKVARFFGGGGHARAAGARIKLPLGEAKRSLEEIVKKELGE
- the rbfA gene encoding 30S ribosome-binding factor RbfA produces the protein MSKNLPYSRGDRIADEIYMMINESLVMRIADPRLVNVRITRVRMTKDLRIAYVYFHMYDTNDELKLSAASGLESAKGFLKREIGSALALKFVPDLKFFFDESIELCEKIDALSGGR
- the infB gene encoding translation initiation factor IF-2; this translates as MSEELKNENSESATKVVEKRVTTTIIRRRAKKVVEPEVPVQPAQEESAVESATQQVLQPEAAPQETAEKQPAAEPKPEQIVQEATPQEIPSEKAEPRDEGGESVAADEGLKLKAPSEAEKKIGVVGHIVLERPAPTPQQTTVAADGTVEIISLKEDWRDKFKRTRRKKSRDELEMEAIQRAGGLKKYTEDDMEPSAAAVGDRVFQPAISGRKKKTVRKDFKKTQITERKAIKKIIRIEGEISVSALSQTLGVKAADIIKRLISLGVMATINQHIDVDTAQLIAEENGFTVENTAFREEEILAEPEARASAGNFVPRAPVVTVMGHVDHGKTSVLDYIRKSSVADREAGGITQHIGAYEVKHSKGNITFLDTPGHEAFTMMRARGAQLTDIVILVIAADDGIMPQTIEAIDHSKAAGVPIIVAINKMDKHEAQPDRIRQALTEHGLVPEEWGGDVICVHTSAKTGEGIDRLLEMVLLQAEMLDLKADPTIRAKGVVIEARLDKGRGPVATVLIQEGTLKVGSYIVCGSVDGKVRAMFDHEGKPVKEAHISQPVEILGLSGTPTAGDDMVGVADDRSAKMVVDQRREKMRKRGLSSDIHISLEDLSARLSEGESKELGVIIKSDVHGSAEAVKDALEKLSTDKVKLKVLHSAVGGIVESDVMLAAASEAVILGFNVQPDGKARSAAAADGVEIRTYRIIYEMIDDVKKAMAGLLSPDEKVVEIGAAEVRNVFRISKVGAIAGCYVIQGKIQRNAFGRLVRDQVVVFEGKLSSLKRFKDDAKEVAEGYECGIGLENFNDIKIGDVIEAYIIEKTAAVL